One window of Atribacter laminatus genomic DNA carries:
- a CDS encoding FGGY-family carbohydrate kinase, with product MSKDNALVLGIDCGTQGIRCLVSDLEGNIIADAQEKILSSNKFGDRFEQDPNEWWSKTQICIQKTLFDLEKNGYSPSDIHCLSIDSTSGTIIPIGENNHPLGPAIMYNDSRAKEDSIYINHVAKDFTEKIGYQFGPSFALCKVFWLKNHLPQIYDKTKVFLHAGDFLQMKLTDLILSDISNSLKMGFDLLEMKWPCFIQDQLGIDIQKLPSVIKTGEKSGVISKSIAKKFHLSTSLNVIAGATDGTASFFASGARLPGDISSTIGTTLVIRGISENLIKDIKGRIYCHLHPAGYWLPGGASNTGGECLQKFFPNENLKEWDNQVLKMAVPTSLILYPLTRKGERLPFASPEAEFFQNRKESSRLEFYTACLEGVGYIEKFSYQVLEKLGSSSIQRIYSSGSGSNSPIWCQIRSNILSKPIFLPKTTESAMGACIIAASHLFGGLSLACEKMVKINKIYEPIKSISSQYQEKYHQFLDECQKRGYVH from the coding sequence ATGAGTAAAGATAACGCTTTGGTTCTAGGTATCGACTGTGGTACTCAAGGTATACGATGTTTAGTTTCAGACCTTGAGGGAAATATTATTGCTGATGCTCAAGAAAAAATTCTTTCTTCAAATAAGTTCGGCGATCGGTTTGAACAAGATCCCAATGAATGGTGGTCAAAAACCCAAATTTGTATTCAAAAAACCCTTTTCGATTTAGAAAAAAATGGATACTCTCCATCTGATATACATTGTTTGTCTATTGATTCAACCTCTGGAACCATCATACCCATTGGTGAAAATAATCATCCTCTTGGTCCCGCTATTATGTATAATGACAGCCGGGCAAAAGAGGATTCCATTTATATCAACCATGTTGCTAAAGATTTTACAGAAAAAATAGGTTATCAATTTGGTCCTTCTTTCGCTCTGTGTAAAGTGTTTTGGCTTAAAAATCATCTCCCTCAAATATATGATAAAACAAAAGTGTTTTTACATGCTGGTGATTTTTTGCAGATGAAATTAACCGACCTCATCTTATCGGATATTTCCAATTCACTTAAAATGGGTTTTGATCTTTTGGAAATGAAATGGCCATGCTTTATCCAGGATCAATTGGGAATCGACATCCAAAAACTTCCTTCAGTAATAAAAACCGGAGAAAAATCTGGAGTTATTTCCAAATCAATTGCCAAAAAATTCCATCTTTCAACTTCTTTAAATGTTATAGCAGGTGCAACTGATGGAACAGCCTCTTTTTTTGCATCAGGAGCAAGGCTACCGGGCGATATTTCAAGTACAATTGGTACAACTTTAGTAATTCGAGGCATCTCCGAGAATTTGATCAAAGATATCAAAGGAAGAATTTATTGTCATCTTCATCCAGCTGGCTACTGGTTACCCGGTGGTGCCAGTAATACTGGTGGTGAGTGCTTACAAAAATTTTTCCCCAATGAAAATTTGAAAGAGTGGGACAACCAGGTATTAAAAATGGCTGTCCCCACCTCATTAATTCTGTATCCATTGACAAGAAAAGGGGAGCGGCTTCCTTTTGCATCACCCGAGGCTGAGTTTTTCCAAAACCGGAAAGAATCGAGTCGGCTCGAGTTTTATACTGCTTGTCTTGAAGGAGTAGGATATATAGAAAAATTTAGTTATCAGGTATTAGAAAAGTTAGGGTCTTCATCGATCCAAAGAATTTATTCTTCAGGAAGCGGTTCAAACAGCCCTATTTGGTGCCAAATTCGGTCCAACATCTTATCAAAACCAATATTTCTGCCGAAAACAACTGAATCCGCGATGGGTGCCTGCATTATAGCTGCCTCTCATTTATTTGGAGGGTTATCTCTTGCTTGTGAAAAAATGGTGAAAATAAATAAGATTTATGAGCCTATAAAATCAATATCTTCTCAATACCAAGAAAAATACCATCAATTTCTTGATGAATGCCAAAAAAGAGGATATGTCCATTAA
- the rpmH gene encoding 50S ribosomal protein L34 — MKMTYQPHNLRKKRTHGFLKRMSTQGGRDVIKRRRAKGRKRLCV; from the coding sequence ATGAAAATGACTTACCAGCCTCACAATTTAAGAAAAAAACGTACTCATGGTTTTTTAAAAAGAATGAGTACCCAAGGGGGAAGAGATGTTATAAAAAGAAGGAGAGCAAAAGGCAGAAAACGTTTGTGTGTTTAA
- the rnpA gene encoding ribonuclease P protein component produces the protein METISSSKDFKLIFKSGKKVDSGPIRLWYLEKKVANMRICFIGRSKKAIYRNRIRRRLKEGFRVYFYPFLCDSNYDLIFMSDERLISADFREIIRWMRELLEKSGVANGAVFGSEN, from the coding sequence ATGGAAACCATTTCATCCTCAAAAGACTTCAAGCTGATTTTTAAAAGCGGAAAAAAAGTTGACAGCGGTCCTATACGCTTATGGTACCTCGAAAAAAAAGTTGCAAATATGAGGATATGTTTTATTGGGAGAAGCAAGAAAGCGATTTATAGAAATCGAATTCGGAGAAGGCTCAAGGAAGGTTTTAGGGTATATTTTTACCCTTTTCTATGTGACTCAAATTATGATTTAATTTTTATGAGTGATGAAAGACTCATAAGTGCTGATTTCCGTGAAATTATTCGATGGATGAGAGAGTTGCTCGAGAAGTCAGGCGTAGCGAATGGAGCTGTTTT